From the genome of Glycine max cultivar Williams 82 chromosome 2, Glycine_max_v4.0, whole genome shotgun sequence, one region includes:
- the LOC100802001 gene encoding protein VAPYRIN — protein sequence MEALVEVCEPAEVRIEFALNCKCRATVRIRSLTQTTPVAFKIQTSSPNKFLVNPPSGLIQPLSSATFQVILKPQSHLPHSYPRSPSDRFLVKTAEFCANSSCSTHPESINSWFASRPYGFKTLDIKLKVAFVGPILLNDAVTRGDLDAVRNLIKRQRSMLAELSPTQAETLLGAATKLLNPDDMVHLLLEAGLRIIPNPNNAPDQVHVADTNTNINEGEEIFEASRNGHVAEVESLLRRCGGSVKYRDQYGLTAVHAAAFKGHKDVLMVLSELSDLDLECEDREGHVPLHMAVESGDVGTVKVLVEKGVNLNAVNKRGATPLYMAKIWGYDDICQLLVSRGALYSLTSTSG from the exons ATGGAGGCACTAGTGGAAGTGTGTGAACCCGCAGAGGTTCGAATTGAGTTCGCACTGAACTGCAAATGTCGAGCCACGGTTCGGATTCGGTCTCTAACCCAAACCACACCAGTTGCCTTCAAGATCCAAACCTCATCACCAAACAAATTCCTAGTCAACCCGCCCAGTGGACTCATTCAACCTCTATCCTCCGCCACCTTCCAAGTCATTCTAAAGCCACAGTCCCACCTCCCTCACTCCTACCCTCGCTCCCCCTCGGATCGTTTCCTAGTCAAAACAGCCGAGTTCTGTGCTAACTCGTCCTGCTCAACTCACCCCGAGTCAATCAACTCGTGGTTCGCCTCGCGCCCCTACGGGTTCAAGACTCTGGACATCAAACTGAAGGTGGCATTCGTTGGCCCCATCCTCCTCAACGACGCCGTCACGCGCGGAGATTTAGACGCGGTTAGGAACTTGATTAAACGACAGCGTTCCATGCTCGCCGAGTTGTCACCCACCCAAGCCGAGACGCTCCTCGGAGCCGCCACCAAGCTGCTCAACCCGGACGACATGGTTCACCTCCTCCTCGAAGCCGGCTTGAGAATAATCCCCAATCCCAATAATGCCCCTGATCAAGTACACGTGGCAGATACAAATACAAACATAAAT gaggGAGAAGAAATATTTGAGGCTTCGAGGAACGGACACGTGGCGGAAGTGGAATCGCTGTTACGGAGATGTGGTGGGAGTGTGAAGTACCGTGACCAGTATGGTCTGACGGCGGTTCACGCGGCGGCTTTTAAAGGGCACAAGGATGTGTTGATGGTGCTTAGTGAATTATCGGATTTGGATTTGGAATGTGAAGACCGGGAAGGTCACGTGCCGCTTCACATGGCTGTGGAGAGTGGCGATGTAGGGACCGTGAAAGTGTTGGTTGAGAAGGGAGTGAACCTTAATGCTGTGAATAAGAGGGGTGCTACCCCTTTGTACATGGCTAAAATTTGGGGGTATGATGATATATGTCAATTGCTTGTTAGCAGGGGTGCCTTGTATTCTCTAACTTCGACTTCGGGTTGA
- the LOC100791405 gene encoding sister chromatid cohesion 1 protein 1 isoform X1: MFYSHQLLARKAPLGQIWMAATMHAKINRRKLDKLNIINICEEILNPSIPMALRLSGILMGGVVIVYERKVKLLYDDVTRFLVEINEAWKVKAAPDPTLLPKSKSKAKKEAVTLPGTGETNVADIEQSLQFSNTGTTNGFQHNAYFTMRLDSVDEPFISNGAREDQDQSELLHQVDAENITLFERFETFQANADPYNHLLFERFERFDIEGDEETQVNVTSADQIPTTLVPSPPHQDEPTRADTFQDHHPGHPDIQQPSEGMIPRQEPKRRGPNKRKRGQPSTIEMDYEQTIIPAHIYQHWLQNASDIVSRRGRKKKLTDVMSSTKIANLMKLPPVVLIGDLFTAENDNIYYPKAIMDLWIKSIQPPHDSPSERISAHHPPEPSFSSPPGVQNEDFMQFPSEDFDSRPDYQAPPMEKAREHILLDELTTSLLRGHEATPHISSGKAGDSVHSFPRPTSENGPASHSDFDSGRFKNKRYSSSANSSGGLEPLGGLEPLAEDVNFKLARLYEDGPTPDQELFVETGPTQTQANINHPSDKITDSIQAQMKAHFDTPGAPPVESLHNLAAGMTRTSAAQLFYQICVLASRDALKVDQKVPYGEIVFSRGLKM; the protein is encoded by the exons ATGTTTTACTCTCACCAGCTTCTTGCTCGAAAAGCACCACTCGGCCAAATATG GATGGCTGCCACAATGCACGCAAAGATTAACCGTAGAAAGTTAGACAAGCTCAACATCATCAATATTTG CGAGGAGATTCTGAACCCATCGATTCCTATGGCTCTTAGACTTTCTGGAATTCTCATGG GGGGAGTAGTGATTGTCTATGAGAGAAAAGTGAAGCTCCTTTATg ATGACGTGACCCGTTTTCTG GTTGAAATAAACGAAGCCTGGAAAGTAAAAGCTGCTCCAGATCCTACATTGCTTCCCAAGTCCAAATCCAAGGCCAA GAAAGAGGCTGTTACTCTGCCAGGGACCGGTGAGACGAATGTGGCAGATATTGAACAGTCCCTTCAGTTTTCCAACACAGGCACCACAAATGGATTTCAACATAACGCATATTTTACCATG CGACTTGACAGTGTGGATGAACCCTTCATTAGTAATGGAGCAAGAGAGGACCAAGATCAATCAGAACTTCTCCATCAAG TTGACGCGGAGAATATTACCTTATTTGAACGCTTTGAAACATTCCAAGCTAATGCGGATCCTTACAATCATCTCTTATTTGAACGCTTTGAGAG GTTTGATATTGAAGGAGATGAGGAAACACAGGTAAACGTAACTTCAGCAGATCAAATTCCAACCACGCTTGTGCCCTCCCCACCTCATCAAGACGAACCCACCAGAG CTGATACGTTTCAAGACCATCATCCTGGACACCCAGACATTCAGCAACCTAGTGAAGGCATGATACCTAGACAG GAACCTAAAAGGCGGGGaccaaataaaaggaaaagaggaCAGCCATCGACTATAGAAATGGATTATGAGCAAACCATTATTCCTGCTCATATATATCAACACTGGCTTCAGAATGCTTCTGATATTGTCTCGcgaagaggaagaaagaaaaag CTAACCGATGTCATGTCTTCAACAAAGATAGCCAACCTCATGAAGCTGCCACCCGTTGTGCTAATTGGTGATTTATTTACTGCTGAAAATGACAATATATATTATCCAAAAGCTATTATGGACTTATGGATTAAGAGCATTCAACCACCTCATGATTCACCTTCAG AAAGGATTTCAGCCCACCATCCTCCAGAACCATCATTTTCATCGCCTCCAGGAGTACAGAATGAAGATTTCATGCAATTT CCTTCTGAAGATTTTGACAGTAGGCCAGACTACCAGGCACCTCCAATGGAAAAGGCTCGGGAACATATCCTCTTGGATGAACTGACAACTAGCCTTTTGAGAGGGCATGAAGCTACTCCTCATATCTCATCAGGGAAAGCTg GAGACAGTGTACATTCCTTTCCAAGACCAACGTCTGAAAATGGTCCTGCCTCACATTCAGATTTTGATTCGGGAAG attcaaaaataaaaggtatTCATCATCTGCAAACAGCAGTGGAGGCCTCGAGCCACTAGGAGGCCTTGAGCCACTAGCTGAAGATGTAAATTTCAAGTTAGCTAGACTGTATGAAGATGGTCCCACACCTGATCAAG AACTCTTTGTGGAAACAGGACCCACTCAAACACAAGCAAACATCAATCATCCTAGTGACAAGATAACCGATTCAATCCAAGC GCAAATGAAGGCACATTTTGACACGCCTGGAGCTCCTCCAGTTGAATCCCTTCATAACCTAGCTGCTGGAATGACACGGACATCAGCAGCACAACTTTTCTATCAAATTTgtg TTCTTGCTTCCCGCGATGCGCTGAAAGTTGACCAAAAGGTTCCCTATGGAGAGATTGTCTTCTCTAGAGGATTAAAAATGTGA
- the LOC100791405 gene encoding sister chromatid cohesion 1 protein 1 isoform X2 yields MMNSLRKEAVTLPGTGETNVADIEQSLQFSNTGTTNGFQHNAYFTMRLDSVDEPFISNGAREDQDQSELLHQVDAENITLFERFETFQANADPYNHLLFERFERFDIEGDEETQVNVTSADQIPTTLVPSPPHQDEPTRADTFQDHHPGHPDIQQPSEGMIPRQEPKRRGPNKRKRGQPSTIEMDYEQTIIPAHIYQHWLQNASDIVSRRGRKKKLTDVMSSTKIANLMKLPPVVLIGDLFTAENDNIYYPKAIMDLWIKSIQPPHDSPSERISAHHPPEPSFSSPPGVQNEDFMQFPSEDFDSRPDYQAPPMEKAREHILLDELTTSLLRGHEATPHISSGKAGDSVHSFPRPTSENGPASHSDFDSGRFKNKRYSSSANSSGGLEPLGGLEPLAEDVNFKLARLYEDGPTPDQELFVETGPTQTQANINHPSDKITDSIQAQMKAHFDTPGAPPVESLHNLAAGMTRTSAAQLFYQICVLASRDALKVDQKVPYGEIVFSRGLKM; encoded by the exons ATGATGAACAGTTTACG GAAAGAGGCTGTTACTCTGCCAGGGACCGGTGAGACGAATGTGGCAGATATTGAACAGTCCCTTCAGTTTTCCAACACAGGCACCACAAATGGATTTCAACATAACGCATATTTTACCATG CGACTTGACAGTGTGGATGAACCCTTCATTAGTAATGGAGCAAGAGAGGACCAAGATCAATCAGAACTTCTCCATCAAG TTGACGCGGAGAATATTACCTTATTTGAACGCTTTGAAACATTCCAAGCTAATGCGGATCCTTACAATCATCTCTTATTTGAACGCTTTGAGAG GTTTGATATTGAAGGAGATGAGGAAACACAGGTAAACGTAACTTCAGCAGATCAAATTCCAACCACGCTTGTGCCCTCCCCACCTCATCAAGACGAACCCACCAGAG CTGATACGTTTCAAGACCATCATCCTGGACACCCAGACATTCAGCAACCTAGTGAAGGCATGATACCTAGACAG GAACCTAAAAGGCGGGGaccaaataaaaggaaaagaggaCAGCCATCGACTATAGAAATGGATTATGAGCAAACCATTATTCCTGCTCATATATATCAACACTGGCTTCAGAATGCTTCTGATATTGTCTCGcgaagaggaagaaagaaaaag CTAACCGATGTCATGTCTTCAACAAAGATAGCCAACCTCATGAAGCTGCCACCCGTTGTGCTAATTGGTGATTTATTTACTGCTGAAAATGACAATATATATTATCCAAAAGCTATTATGGACTTATGGATTAAGAGCATTCAACCACCTCATGATTCACCTTCAG AAAGGATTTCAGCCCACCATCCTCCAGAACCATCATTTTCATCGCCTCCAGGAGTACAGAATGAAGATTTCATGCAATTT CCTTCTGAAGATTTTGACAGTAGGCCAGACTACCAGGCACCTCCAATGGAAAAGGCTCGGGAACATATCCTCTTGGATGAACTGACAACTAGCCTTTTGAGAGGGCATGAAGCTACTCCTCATATCTCATCAGGGAAAGCTg GAGACAGTGTACATTCCTTTCCAAGACCAACGTCTGAAAATGGTCCTGCCTCACATTCAGATTTTGATTCGGGAAG attcaaaaataaaaggtatTCATCATCTGCAAACAGCAGTGGAGGCCTCGAGCCACTAGGAGGCCTTGAGCCACTAGCTGAAGATGTAAATTTCAAGTTAGCTAGACTGTATGAAGATGGTCCCACACCTGATCAAG AACTCTTTGTGGAAACAGGACCCACTCAAACACAAGCAAACATCAATCATCCTAGTGACAAGATAACCGATTCAATCCAAGC GCAAATGAAGGCACATTTTGACACGCCTGGAGCTCCTCCAGTTGAATCCCTTCATAACCTAGCTGCTGGAATGACACGGACATCAGCAGCACAACTTTTCTATCAAATTTgtg TTCTTGCTTCCCGCGATGCGCTGAAAGTTGACCAAAAGGTTCCCTATGGAGAGATTGTCTTCTCTAGAGGATTAAAAATGTGA
- the LOC100791927 gene encoding uncharacterized protein At5g39865 yields MISYDYASWLTLTLNNPFSIYNPHPLRFVFFACPSPSPLFTTLKTLFLLPLLMWPPWLNSPSGFRNTPPPSPSPSSSPSHSRTRSFSFSCSSFKDIQSLFQDNPESEPAAPKSPSLFRRVRISTAVLRAWGASRATVPAALPPGLDQGVVVYFTSLRVVRRTFDDCRAVRSILRGLRVAVDERDVSIDDRFRDELHAVLGCRSNLALPRVFVGGIYVGGADDVRQLHESGELHRLIERLPRSNQNNACDSCGGFRFVVCDECNGSHKVFTEKNGFRSCSSCNANGLIRCPACFFVLPRHTR; encoded by the coding sequence ATGATTAGCTATGATTATGCATCATGGTTGACACTCACCTTGAATAACCCGTTTTCCATTTATAACCCCCACCCCCTTCGTTTCGTTTTCTTTGCGTGCCCATCACCTTCTCCACTCTTCACTACCCTCAAAACCCTTTTCCTCTTACCACTTCTCATGTGGCCACCGTGGCTCAACTCACCGAGCGGGTTCCGCAACACTCCACCGCCCTCACCCTCTCCGTCGTCATCGCCATCGCATTCTCGAACTCGCTCCTTCAGCTTCTCCTGCTCCTCCTTCAAAGATATCCAGAGCCTCTTCCAAGACAACCCCGAATCCGAACCCGCCGCTCCCAAATCTCCGTCTCTCTTCCGCCGCGTCCGGATCTCCACCGCCGTGCTCCGCGCCTGGGGGGCCTCACGCGCCACCGTTCCCGCCGCACTCCCGCCCGGCCTCGACCAAGGCGTCGTCGTCTACTTTACCTCCCTCCGTGTTGTTCGCCGCACATTCGACGACTGCCGCGCCGTCCGATCCATCCTGCGCGGCCTCCGCGTCGCCGTCGACGAGCGCGACGTCTCCATCGACGACCGCTTCCGCGACGAGCTCCACGCCGTCCTCGGCTGCCGCAGCAACCTCGCCCTGCCGCGCGTATTCGTCGGTGGCATCTACGTTGGCGGAGCTGACGACGTCCGCCAGCTCCACGAGAGCGGCGAGCTCCACCGGCTCATCGAACGCCTCCCGCGCTCCAACCAGAACAACGCCTGCGATTCTTGCGGAGGCTTCAGATTCGTAGTGTGCGATGAGTGCAACGGAAGCCACAAAGTCTTCACAGAGAAAAACGGATTTAGAAGCTGTTCTTCTTGCAATGCCAACGGCTTGATTCGTTGCCCTGCATGCTTCTTCGTGCTCCCGCGCCACACCAGATAG